A genomic region of Pelodiscus sinensis isolate JC-2024 chromosome 1, ASM4963464v1, whole genome shotgun sequence contains the following coding sequences:
- the SPMIP1 gene encoding protein SPMIP1 yields MARQLSMDTQQQDFWKEVYLKELLVRFNWHQRYGAPVRARQEQLRQGRQTAQPPLKLPAIPAPAPEAQKPPEEEPAEAAGSVQEGEMKPVAPEVRQLLYQGISHDGEGRRRYLHRRTASPPEDKYHSPVTTNFVYGWQMGKVTNVYVSPTPKCRIESFFRKNGAFSLLDPRDVAL; encoded by the exons ATGGCGCGCCAGCTGAGCATGGACACGCAGCAGCAGGACTTCTGGAAGGAGGTGTACCTCAAGGAGCTGCTGGTCCGCTTCAACTGGCACCAGCGCTACGGGGCGCCCGTCCGGGCCCGGCAGGAGCAGCTGCGCCAGGGGCGGCAGACGGCCCAGCCGCCGCTCAAGCTGCCCGCCATCCCGGCGCCGGCGCCCGAGGCCCAGAAGCCGCCGGAGGAGGAGCCGGCCGAGGCCGCCGGGAGCGTCCAGGAGGGGGAGATGAAGCCGGTGGCCCCGGAGGTGCGGCAGCTGCTGTACCAGGGCATCTCCCACGACGGCGAGGGCCGGCGGCGCTACCTGCACCGCCGCACGGCCAGCCCGCCCGAGGACAAGTACCACAGCCCCGTCACCACCAACTTCGTCTACGGCTGGCAGATGG GGAAAGTCACCAACGTCTACGTGTCCCCGACGCCCAAGTGCCGCATCGAgagcttcttccgcaagaacggGGCCTTCTCGCTGCTGGACCCGCGGGATGTGGCCCTGTGA
- the ATP6V1F gene encoding V-type proton ATPase subunit F — MAGRGKLIAVLGDEDTVTGFLLGGVGELNKHRKPNFLVVEKETSVTEIEETFRSFLAREDVGIILINQFIAELIRHAIDAHTRSLPAVLEIPSKEHPYDAAKDSILRRARGMFTADDLR, encoded by the exons ATGGCCGGGCGGGGGAAGCTGATCGCGGTGCTGGGGGACGAGGACACGGTGACGGGCTTCCTGCTGGGCGGGGTGGGCGAGCTCAACAAGCACCGCAAGCCCAACTTCCTGGTGGTGGAGAAGGAGACCAGCGTGACCGAGATCGAGGAGACCTTCCG GAGCTTCCTGGCCCGCGAGGACGTGGGCATCATCCTGATCAACCAGTTCATCGCGGAGCTGATCCGTCACGCCATCGACGCGCACACCCGCTCGCTGCCGGCCGTGCTGGAGATCCCCTCCAAGGAGCACCCCTACGACGCCGCCAAGGACTCCATCCTGCGCCGCGCCCGCGGCATGTTCACCGCCGACGACCTGcgctag